DNA from Candidatus Cloacimonas acidaminovorans str. Evry:
TTACGGGCGGTGATGCCTTCCCGCTTGATCTTGCCCCGGATGAGATAAGCGATCTCGGCTACGGTCAGAGCTTTCCCTGTCTCTTTATCAGTCCAAGACAGGTGCTTGCGTTCGACCCAAGCAATGAGGGGAGCGATCGGAGTCCAGGAAGGCACTTTACCGCCCAAAACAAAAGGCTCGTGACGCACATTCGAGCCAACTCTTAAGATCATGGCTGTATCGGTGGTCTGCAGCAGATAGCCGGTATTGCCATAGAAGTCACCCTTGTCATAGATCTGCTGTGCCAGTATCTCCTTGCGGGACTCGGCATCGATCACAGAACCGATCAGATGTAGACGGCTCTCCAAGGCAGCATAGATTGCCAGGTAGATATCCCGCATCAGTTCATCCGGAGAAGTATAGCTATCCGGCATTAGATCACTCCCACCCGGATCAGGCGAGCTTGTCTGGGCTTGAGTTCGTTCAAGCGATCCAAACCAGTAGGATTCAAATAGGATTGCAGGATGGTCAGTGCTCTCAGTTCAAGATTAGCTTTAAAGGCATCAATTTCGCTCCCTGTGAGCAGTTCGGTAGCGGACTGGTCTAATCCTACGGTCTTGACTATGCCCTCGCCGAGGGTCTTCAAATTGAGAAACTCACAAGTACTGTGCAGCATCAGGAAACAGAACCCAAAACGAAAAGAAACCAGGAAAGGCTCTTCTTCTGGCAGGTCATCGTGAGTTGCCCGATCATAGTGCTCCTGCAGCACAATAGAGTGGATCATCTCCATAACCAAGCCCTGGTGCTCCTTGAAAATGCCATTATCCCTCATCTCTTTGGGCAGGTTGAGGATAGCGAGCATGGCATCAATCTCTACCGGAATGGGTATCACTTGCCTTTCCTCATCAGCTCAGAAAGCTCTATTGCTCTCATGCCCACCTGTTTTGCCCACTTGGAAGCTAACATGCCATTGGCGGCTCGTTCCCAGTCTCCAGTACCGATAAATGCCAGAGTGTTCTTGAACTCTAATAGTCCTTGGATACCGAGATTGAAACACATGTTCAGCAGCACCGACTGGCGGACCTCATCGAGCTTATTGTAAACCTCAGGTATCTCATCCATAAGCTGTTTCTCGCAGTTCTGGATATCATTCTCCAAGAGCATATATGCTTCTTTCTGGGAGATACCCCTGTCATCGAGATTGCGGCCAATACCGATAGTCAGTTTACCTGCAGTACAGCGATATGGCTTCAGCCGCAGACCTTCATGTCTGACTAACTGAGCTTTAATTCGGTTCATCAACGCTTCGGTCATTCTATCTCCTTGTTCCAGATGTGATTATTGATCCAGAGCCAGGAAAGCACTACCCTTTATGCTGACAAATCAGGATGCATAACGATGCAACAGATTTTTTGATTGACAAATTCCAACATTGCATATCCTTGAAAAAAAAGAAAATCACGCTGTGAGGGATAGGTGAAAAAGATAATTGATAACATCCGCAAACTCTTGGCAGATGGCGCATTCAAGGATGAACAGCATGTGCGTTTTTCCTTGGTAGGGAGAATATGCCAAGAACTTGGATGGGATATATGGAATCCTGAAGAATTCTATACTGAGTACCCAGTAAAGAGATACCCACTTCAAGAAATCACAACTGAACTTCGAGGAAGAGTTGATGTTGCTTTGATACTGCCAGAAAAGCGCTCGGAGATTGCGGAAGTTTTCATTGAAATCAAAAGTCCATACAAACTTCAGAATGAGCTTGTTGCAGGTGAAACGCAACTAAAAAGGTACAATTGGTCTGACAAATCAGCGATCAGCATCTTGACTGACGGCATCATTTGGCGCTTCTATTTACCATCTCTTGGGGGATCCTTCGAAGACAGTCTTTTTAGTGAGATAAATCTACTTGAAGATGACATAGAGTCTGTTTGCATTGTATTTGATCAAGTACTGAGGAGAGATAACTTTAGAAAACAAGCTGTAGAATCCGCTGAAGCCATTTTTGAAGAAATCGCCAGGATTAAAAAACTTAGTCTTGTTAAAAGTGAAGCAGAGGAAATAGCAAGGAAGACTGGCTTGCAGAAATTTACAATTGCATCCCAGCTATTAAAGAATCAGCATGCATACGAAATGGACGAATCCGAAATAGCGAGCTTGTGGGATAAAAAAATACCCAAAGTAACACAAGCTCCAACAGTAGTTTTTCCGCCTGTTCCCCCGGGAAATAAAGGAACAACACAGGAACCGCCTAAACTAGGTGAGGTTGACTTCACAGTGTTACAGGATTACAGTTACAAATCAGCAAGGGTAGTTGTAGTTGGTGGCATAACCACTCCAGTAAAACACTGGTGGGAGATTAAGAAGCATGTTTTCAACTATTTGCTTGAGAAGAATCCTGCACTTGCCTCATCGGATATCCTTGCGCTATTTACGAAAAGGACTGATAGTATGGATATAAGGTTGATAAATGGTATGTATTCAAGAGGAAGAATGTCGGCGACGGGCATCGTAAAGCAATGTAGAGCTGCTATGAAAATTGCGGGATATGAACCATGTAAAGATTTACAGGTAGGCTTCGTTGAATCTGAACGTAAAAGGAAAGGTCAATGAGCCAGAACCACTCTCAAATCGCATCCTTTATCTGGAGTATATGTAACCTCCTCAGAGGTCCCTATAAACGCAACGAATACCGGAAAGTCATCTTGCCCTTTACTGTGCTCAAGCGTTTTGATTGCATCCTTGCACCCACCAAAGACAATGTCCTGGCAGAGCTCCCTCACCTCTACGGCAAATCTGATAACATCATATCCGAGAGCCTGATCAGGATCACAGGTGTTCCCTTTTACAACAAATCACGTCTGGACATGAAGAAACTGCTAGACGATACAGAGAATATCGCCATCAACTTGCAGTCTTACATAAACGACTTTTCGCCCAATGTGCAAAAGATCATAGAGTACTTTGCCTTCTCAGAGCAGATCGCTCGTCTGCAGGATGCCAACCTGCTTTATCTGGTGCTGCAGCGCTTTGTAACCGATGAGCTCGATCTCAGCCCCCAAGCAGTGGATAACATTCAGATGGGACTAGTCTTTGAGGAACTGATCCGTATTGGGGCAGAGCAATCCAACGAGGAAGCCGGAGAGCACTTTACGCCCCGTGAGGTGATCAAGCTGATGGTGAATCTGCTGCTCAGTCCTGAAGCCGACCTTGCCAAAAGTCATGTCGTAAAAACTATCTTTGACCCAGCTTGCGGAACCGGAGGGATGCTAACAGCCGCCGAAACCTATATCAAAGAACTGAACCGCGACGCAAAACCTCACCTATATGGTCAGGATTGGAATAAAGAATCTTATGCTGTATGTTGTTCGGACATGCTGATCAAAGGTGAAGTTGCTAAAATACACTACGGCTGCTCCTTCGAGCAGGATGGCTTTTCCACAGACAAGTTTGATTATATGCTTGCCAATCCTCCTTTTGGTGTAGAATGGAAAAAGCAACAAAAGACCATTACCGATGAACATGAAAAGCTTGGCTACAATGGCCGCTTCGGAGCCGGACTGCCCCGCATTAACGATGGCTCCTTGCTCTTTTTGCAGCATATGATCTCCAAAATGAGGTCAGTGGAGGAAGGCGGTAGCAGGATTGGCATTGTCTTCAATGGTTCGCCCCTCTTTACCGGAGATGCAGGAAGCGGGGAATCCAATATCCGCAAATGGATCATCGAAAACGATTGGCTGGAAGCTATTATCGCCATGCCCGACCAACTCTTTTACAATACCGGCATCAGCACCTATATTTGGATCATCACCAATAAAAAAGAAGCACACCGCAAAGG
Protein-coding regions in this window:
- a CDS encoding glycoside hydrolase family protein; this encodes MTEALMNRIKAQLVRHEGLRLKPYRCTAGKLTIGIGRNLDDRGISQKEAYMLLENDIQNCEKQLMDEIPEVYNKLDEVRQSVLLNMCFNLGIQGLLEFKNTLAFIGTGDWERAANGMLASKWAKQVGMRAIELSELMRKGK
- a CDS encoding type I restriction-modification system subunit M, producing the protein MSQNHSQIASFIWSICNLLRGPYKRNEYRKVILPFTVLKRFDCILAPTKDNVLAELPHLYGKSDNIISESLIRITGVPFYNKSRLDMKKLLDDTENIAINLQSYINDFSPNVQKIIEYFAFSEQIARLQDANLLYLVLQRFVTDELDLSPQAVDNIQMGLVFEELIRIGAEQSNEEAGEHFTPREVIKLMVNLLLSPEADLAKSHVVKTIFDPACGTGGMLTAAETYIKELNRDAKPHLYGQDWNKESYAVCCSDMLIKGEVAKIHYGCSFEQDGFSTDKFDYMLANPPFGVEWKKQQKTITDEHEKLGYNGRFGAGLPRINDGSLLFLQHMISKMRSVEEGGSRIGIVFNGSPLFTGDAGSGESNIRKWIIENDWLEAIIAMPDQLFYNTGISTYIWIITNKKEAHRKGKIQLIDARQFYNKMRKSLGNKRNIIGDGEDNRFDHISLITRIHSDFIDNQELEFTCNGTTKTAIVSKIFDNKDFGYQKITVERPLRLNFQVSQERIARLDNNTTFAKLVESKKKDPIEKQREMDAGKALQDRIKAALNSMDGSIIYMNREQYLKALRQALLQHHLSLGNPELKAILEALSERDETADICRDSKGMPEADTELRDTENVPLKEDIDTYFKREVLPHVPDAWIDYSKTKIGYEIPFNRHFYVYQPPRGLEVIEAELFNIEKEIEALLLDSNV